One region of Streptomyces leeuwenhoekii genomic DNA includes:
- the upp gene encoding uracil phosphoribosyltransferase, which yields MRLHVVDHPLVAHKLTTLRDQRTDSATFRRLADELVTLLAYEATRDVRTEQVDIQTPVARTTGVKLSHPRPLVVPILRAGLGMLDGMVRLLPTAEVGFLGMIRNEETLEASTYATRMPEDLSGRQVYVLDPMLATGGTLVAAIKELIRRGADDVTAVVLLAAPEGVAVMERDLAGTPVTVVTASVDERLDGNGYIVPGLGDAGDRMYGSAE from the coding sequence ATGCGTCTCCACGTCGTCGACCACCCCCTGGTCGCCCACAAGCTCACCACGCTGCGCGACCAGCGCACCGACTCCGCGACCTTCCGCCGTCTCGCCGACGAGCTGGTCACCCTGCTCGCCTACGAGGCCACGCGCGACGTGCGCACCGAACAGGTCGACATCCAGACGCCGGTCGCCCGCACCACCGGCGTCAAGCTCTCCCACCCGCGTCCGCTGGTGGTGCCGATCCTGCGGGCCGGCCTCGGCATGCTGGACGGCATGGTCCGGCTGCTGCCGACCGCCGAGGTGGGCTTCCTCGGCATGATCCGCAACGAGGAGACGCTGGAGGCGTCCACCTACGCCACCCGGATGCCGGAGGACCTCTCCGGGCGGCAGGTGTACGTGCTGGACCCGATGCTGGCCACCGGCGGCACGCTGGTCGCCGCGATCAAGGAGCTGATCCGGCGCGGCGCCGACGACGTGACCGCCGTGGTGCTGCTCGCCGCCCCCGAGGGCGTGGCGGTCATGGAGCGCGATCTGGCCGGCACGCCGGTGACGGTCGTGACGGCCTCGGTCGACGAGCGTCTCGACGGCAACGGCTACATCGTGCCCGGCCTGGGGGACGCGGGGGACCGGATGTACGGGTCGGCCGAGTAG
- a CDS encoding LytR C-terminal domain-containing protein: MGGAYRITGDKYPRMRPPRRRGRLAFLAVACVAVLGLLGWGTTQLVDAFDGGGNSTAAAGAKAACTPRASATPRAAVPPQPAQITVNVFNATTRTGLAKKTADELKKRGFRIGEVGNAPKEYDKKVKGAAVLLGPGSAAKTSLPVVATQLPAAERRTDAARRDAAVDLIIGDAFRQLAPEADADRALAALAEPRRASADEKRNC, translated from the coding sequence ATGGGCGGCGCGTACCGGATCACGGGGGACAAGTACCCGCGGATGCGGCCTCCCCGGCGGCGCGGCAGGCTCGCCTTCCTCGCCGTCGCCTGCGTCGCCGTCCTCGGCCTGCTCGGCTGGGGCACCACGCAGCTCGTCGACGCCTTCGACGGCGGGGGGAACTCCACCGCGGCGGCCGGTGCCAAGGCGGCGTGCACACCCCGGGCGAGCGCCACGCCCCGCGCCGCGGTGCCGCCCCAGCCCGCCCAAATCACCGTCAACGTGTTCAACGCGACGACCCGTACCGGCCTCGCCAAGAAGACCGCGGACGAGCTGAAGAAGCGCGGCTTCCGGATCGGCGAGGTGGGCAACGCGCCCAAGGAGTACGACAAGAAGGTCAAGGGCGCCGCCGTCCTGCTGGGCCCCGGCTCCGCCGCGAAGACCTCGCTGCCGGTGGTCGCCACCCAGCTTCCCGCCGCGGAGCGCCGCACCGACGCCGCCCGCCGGGACGCCGCCGTCGACCTGATCATCGGTGACGCCTTCCGGCAGTTGGCGCCGGAGGCGGACGCCGACCGGGCGCTGGCCGCACTGGCCGAGCCGCGGCGGGCGTCCGCCGACGAGAAGCGGAACTGCTGA